From the Fibrobacterota bacterium genome, the window GGCCACGGCCGGCAGGGATGCTGCGGGCCCGATCGGACTGGAACCCCGCGCGAATCAGGCTGGATTCCCCGGCCGGAAATCTCCCGGCGCCGGGCGCTTGCCTACTTGGCAGAAGCCTGATCAATTTGGCGCGACAGGGGCCGCGGAAGCCGCGGGGCCGCGGAAGCCGCGGGGCCGCGGAAGCCGCGGGGCCGCGAGGCACGCGGGTACGCGACCGACGCGGGATCTCCCGGACCGAACGGGCTCCCTCTACGAACTATTTCGGGAACCTGAGTAGAAAGGCCGCTTGGCGGCTTCGGAAGCCAGGCAGTACGCCAGCAGGATGGCGGCCAACAAGGCGATGACGCTCCAGGGAAGCGGCGCGAAGCCCATCCAGACCGCGCCGGGAAGCCAAGGCAGGACGACGGCGAATAGGGCGACAGCCAGGCTCAAGGCGGCCAAGGCGCCGCCCGGTCGGCTGCGGATGGACCAGCGCCGGGTGCGGATGATGAGCAAGACGAAGACCTCGGAAAGCAAGGACTCCATGAACCAGGCCGTGCGGAACACCGCGGGGGAGACATGCATGGCGATGAGCGATCCGAAGGTGAGGAAATCGAAGCAGGAACTGATGAGGCCGAAAACGATCATGAAGCGCTGGATGGCGCGGTTGTCCCAATGCCGTGGGCGGAGGACCATTTCGGGATCGAGTCGATCCGAGGCGATGGCCATGGCAGGAAGATCGCTGAGCAGGTTGAGGAAGAGGATCTGCTTTGGCAGCATGGGCAGGAAAACGGTGAACAGCGACGCCCCCGCCATGGAGACCATATTGCCGAGATTGGCGCTGGAGGTGATGAAGACGTACTTCAGGGTATTCGCGAAAGCGCGCCGCCCCTCGCGCACGCCCTCGGCGAGCACCTTCAGATCCTTCCGCAATAAGACCAGGTCGGCGGCCTGCCGGGTCACGTCGGAGGCGCCCTCCACCGATATCCCCACATCGGCAGCGTGCAAGGCGGCCGCATCGTTGATGCCGTCCCCCAGATAGCCCACGGATCGGCCATGGGCCTTGAGCGCCAGGATGACGCGTTCCTTCTGCCCTGGATCCATTTCGGCGAAGACTTCGGTACGCGCGGCCCGCCGCGCCAATCCGGCCGGGCTCAGCCGCGCCATTTCCTCGCCGGTAAGGATCCGGTCGGGTAGCATCCCGGCCTCGCGCGCGATATAGGCCGCCACCACGCGATTGTCTCCCGTGATCATCTTCACGTCTATTCCCAAACTTCGTATCTCGCCCAGGCTTTCCGCGGCATCCGGCTTGAGGGGGTCCCGGAACGCCAAGATGCCCAGGAATGCCATTCCGGTCTCTTGCAACGAGGCGTCTTTCTGTTCCACCTTGCGCCAAGCCACCCCCAAGCACCGGCACCCCTGCCGCCCCAACTCCTCCGCCCTTCGCAGGATGCCGACCCGTGATTGGTCCAGGGAAGATACCCGGCCATCGGCCGATTCCGCCCATGCGCAGGCGGCGAGGACGCGGTCCAGCGCCCCCTTGGTGATGAGGACGCCGCCCTCGGGGCCGTCCACGGCCACGCTCAGCAGCTTGCGGGAGAAGTCGTACGGGATCTCGTCGCGCTTGGCATAGCCGTCGGCGCCGGGCATCGGAACGGATCGGAGCATGGCATCTATGGGATTCGCGTACCCCGATTGCAGCGAGGCGTTCAGATAAGCGTATAGGCTCAGCTTGGGGGCCGCCGATCCGAAAGCATCCTCTACCGCTTCCAATCCCGCAACGCCGCGGGTCAAGGTTCCGGTCTTATCGGTGCACAGGATCTCCATCCCCCCGATATCCTCGATAACCGAAAGCCGTCGCACCAACACTTCCCGTTTCGACATGCGCCCGGCGCCGCGCGCCAGGGTGATGCTTTGGATGGCGGGAAGCAATTGGGGGGTGAGGCCCACGGCCAAGGCCAGGGTGAAGAGCAGGGAGTCGAGCCAGGGCCGATGGAACAGGAGGTTGCCGGCGAAGATCAGGATGGACAGCGCCATTCCGAATTCGAGCAACAAATACCCGAACCGGCGCGTGCCGCGTTCGAAAGCCGTTTCCGGCGCGGGCCGCGCCAAGCCGCGCGACATCTCGCCGAAAACGGTACTCTCCCCCACCGCGACCATGACCAACGTCGCGCTCCCGCTCACGACATGCGTCCCGAAGAACACCGAACCGGAGCGCTCATGTAAGGGAACGCCGGCAGCGGACGGGCCGGGATGCTTTTCCGCGGGAAAGGATTCTCCCGTCAAGGCGGACTCATCGACATAGAGCCCATTGGCTGATAGAATGCGCCCATCCCCGGGTACGGCCGATCCCGCTTCCAGGGAAACGATATCGCCCGCGACGACCGCACCCAAAGGAACTTCCGCCATCCGCCCGCCCCGGCGCACCTTGACCTTCAACTGCAGCATCCCCATCAGGCGGGTCAAGGTGTCGGAGGCGCGCTTCTCTTGCCAAAAGCCCAGCGCCCCCGCCACGATTACGATCCCGAGCAGGATGCCGCCCTCGGCGAGATCGCCCAGGATCATGGATAAGCAAGCGCCGAAAAGCATGAGAAGGGTTATCGGACTGCGGAATTGGGACCACAGCAATGCCGCAAGGATCCGTAATCGGTGGCCCGCGGCCATGGCCGGACGCACGTGGACCGCGCGCCGGGCCGCTTCGGCATCGGACAAGCCTTCCGGTCCTGATCCCAATAATGGGAAGAGCCTGGATTCCTCCAGGCTCCAGAATGGTTCCGGCAATCCGTTACGGGCCGCGATGGGATCCGAGTCTCGTTTCGTCCCTAGATCCATGATCCCCCCGATGGCATATCATCGCCGCATCGGATTGAATCTATGTTATTGATGGCTAGCGCCTAGTATCGGGGGGATTGATCATGAGACTCGCCTTCATCCTCGCGTTCTGCCTGGCTTCCGCGCCGGCCATGCCAAGCGAATCCTTTCCCAAAGTGGATCCCGTATTCTGGAAATTGAAACTGAAGACGATTACGGACGATTCCGTTCCCATGGCCTCCTTGCAGGGAAGGTATCTGCTCCTCAACTTCTGGGGGGAATGGTGCGCCAAGTGCCAGGAAGAACTGCCTTTCCTGGTGAGGCAGGAAATGAAATATTCCGGCAGCGGGCTTCGCATCATCGGATTCCTTAAAACGGCGAACATGGCGAAGGCGAAAAAGCTTCTTAAGGAAAACGGCGCCGATTGGACCCAGTTGCAATTGGACGACCAAGTCGAAAGGATTTTCGGCATCCGGAAATTCCCTACCAACTTGTTGATTTCCCCGCAAGGGGAGATCGTCATGGAAGGATTTTCGAACCACTATCAGGATTTCAAGAAACGCCTGGAAGCATCGGGCTCCGGTTCCGAGGTCAAGAAAAGCGAAATCCCCGCTCCACCCAAATGATGCGGATGTCCGCTACTCGCGCTATCGAGCCCACTATTCACGTTTTCGTATAGCACGCCATCCCAATTAGGCTTTTCGGTTCCGCTCCGCCGGGGAAACCGCCCGAATTACCTGATTTCACGGCGAAGGCCGCGGGCACGCTCCTTGCACTTGTGGTAGGCATCATCCGGGCAACCGGATAAGCGCACAGCATAACAAGGAGATTTCATGAAGAAGACGTTCATCCTGCCGACCGCGATTATCGCCCTTTCCGCCGGCCTCCTCTTCGCCGCCGATTCCGCCGGCGTAGCCCAGGAGAAGAAGGAGCTCAAGCACGACAGCGCCGCCATCCATAAGGACAAGAAGCATATCAAGAAGGATAAGTCCGAGATTGCCGCCGACAAGAAGGAGGATCATGCGGACAAGAAGGAACTGAAGCATGATGAAGCCACGGGTACGCCGGCCCAGGTCGATGCGGACAAAGAGAAGCTCGCCGCCGATACCGGCGCGACCCACCAGGATGAGCGGAAGCTCCACAAGGATCGCAAGTCCTTGAAGAAGGATCGCCACGAAAAGCAGGAAGACAAAAAGGAGTTGAAGGAAGAGAAGAAGGAAAACCCTTAAGCCCTCCGGTATTTTTTCCCCGTAGTACCGCGGCAATTAGACGCGGTACTACGGCCCTCCCGCCCAGCTTAAGGTTCCTTGAGGCGCGATTATCCGGAATCCCTAATATTCTTGCGAAAGGCCGTGCACGGCATAATCGGGTCCGGTACATTGCCATGACATGCTTACCAACTATCGTGGAATCCGGGCTTTTGCCGCCGCGCCCCTGATTACGGCCTTACTCGCAACGAATTCGGCTACGGCGCAATCCTGTCCAACCGGCCCGGCGTTGACTCCCGGGACCCAGCATTGTTCATCGAATCTGACCGGCAAGGTCGGGAGCATCGGTTGGTCGATTTGGTCCAGCGGAAGCGGCGGATGCATCACCCCTTCGGGGAATACGGCCGCCTTCAAGGCGACCTGGGCGAATGCGGGGGATTTCCTGGCCCGCATGGGATTCCAATGGGACGAGACCAAAACCTACGACCAGTTCGGAACCGTCTCCGCCGACTACGCCTACACGAAAACGGGAACCGCCGGCGGCTATTCCTTCATCGGGATTTACGGGTGGTCGAACAATCCGCTCATCGAGTATTACATCGTCGATGACTGGTTCGGCTCGGGATCCGCTCCGACGGGCGGCGGAGCGCTGAAAGGCACCTTTTCCGTGGATAGCGGAACTTACAAGGTCTACACCCATCAGCAAGTCAATCAACCGTCCATCCATGGGACGACCACGTTCAACCAATTTTTCAGCATCCGGCAAACGCCCCGCCAGTGCGGGCACATTTCGATTTCCGAGCACTATAAAGAATGGAAAAGCCTGGGCATGGATCTGGGGAAGATGTACGAAGCCAAACTGCTCATCGAAGCGGGCGGAGGTTCCGGAAGCATCGATTACTCGGTAGGGAATATGACCTCGGGAACGACCTCGATCTCTCCCGCGCGCGGAAGCGCGCCTGAATTCGCACGGGGCGGCGAGGTCTCCTTGGGCAATGGCAAGAGCGGCGAGCTTTCCCTCCTGTCCTTGAATGGGACGGTGATCGGTTCCATGCGGCAGAGCGTTTCGAAGCCCGCCATCCTTTCGACGCGGGGCTTGCCGAAGGGCTTGTATCTGCTGCGTTTCCAAGGGACCGGCGTCGCTTCCGAAACCCACAAGATCCTACTGCAGTAAGGATCGGACGGAATCGCGGTTGCGCCTTCAGGCGCTGCCAAAGTTGCCGCGAACCCTGTCAAGCCGTCACGAATCCGGCCCGCCGGCGGAAAGGATGACCTTGGCACGCCCGTTGCCTACCTTATCGGCCATGAAAGCCTACCAGGACCCCGCCTTTCTCGGCGGCGAAGATGCCCGCGCCGTGCGCATCCTCTCCGAATACCTCGCCCCGCTCGCCGCCTTCCACGAGCATAGGGTGCGCGACACCATCGTATTCTTCGGATCGGCGCGGCAAGGCGAGGAGGGACCTTTCGCGCGGTATTACCAGGATGCACGCGAACTGGCGCGGCTCGTTACTACTTGGTCCAAGGAGGTTTCCGACGTGTCGGAACGCTTCTTGGTCTGCTCGGGCGGCGGCGGCGGGATCATGGAAGCCGCCAATCGCGGCGCGGCCGAAGCCGGCGGTCGCACCATCGGACTCAACATCGGCCTGCCCCATGAGCAGCGTCCCAATGCCTATATCACTCCCGGCCTGGGGTTCGAATTCCACTACTTCTTCATGCGCAAATTGTGGTTCACCCATCTGGCCCGGGCCATGGTGGTGTTCCCGGGCGGATTCGGCACCCTGGACGAATTGTTCGAGACCTTGACCCTCTCGCAGACCGGCAAGCTCGATCGCTCCGTTCTCGTGATCCTGTACGGCTCGGAATATTGGCGGGAGATCATCAACTTCGACGCCTTGGTCAAGCACGGGATGATCTCCCCGCGGGACGCCGCCCTGATGCGATTCGCCGATGATCCCAAGGAAGCCTTGCGCCTATTGCAAGAGGCCTTGCCGATCTCCCAGGGCGAAGGGGGCCCGGATATCGCCGAATCCGTGGCTACCTGATGGGAAAAAGGACCTTCCCCTTGAATCCTACCCTCCTCGGAAACGGCCATTTTGACAGCAAGCCTGTCAATTAGTCGCGGATCCGCCTTCCTTGGCGGATAGGGAAACCGCTAATGCGAATGGTCCGCGCCTGCCGGCATCATGGCGCGGCGCTTGCTTTCTATCCTGCCGAGAAGGGAATCCACCATGAACCGAGAATCCGCCCGCCGTAGCGCCGCCCTCTTTACCGAAGCCGATCCGTTAATCGCCTATTTCCACGACATCAAGGACACCGGCAAGCTTTCTTCGAAGCAGGAAAAGGAGTTGGCCAAGCGGATCCAGGAAGGCGACCGGCGAGCCGTCAATGAGTTGGTGCAAGCCAATCTCAAGTTCGTGGTGGCGGTTTGCCGCCAATACGAAAATCGCGGCCTGCCTTTGATCGATTTGATCAGCGAAGGCAACTTGGGGCTCATCCGGGCGGCCCAGCGTTTCGACGAGAAGCGGGACTGCCGCTTCATCTCTTATGCCGTATGGTGGATCCGCCAAGCGGTGGTGACCGCCCTGTCCGATCAATCGCGGTCGGTCCGGCTTTCCACGTCCACAACCGGACGCATGCGGCAATTGACTTCCGCCTCCCGCAAGCTGGCCCAAAGGCTGGGACGCGAACCCTCGGTGGAAGAGATGGAACTGGAGACGGGAATGCAAGCCGGGAGCATCCGGTCCTACCTGCGTTTGCTCGATCATTCCATCTCCCTGGAAAGCCTGCCGGAAGGCCTGGAAGGCGGCGCTTCCGATTCGATGGAGGCCTTCACGGAACGCTTCCACGCCAAGCGGGCCATGGATCAACTGCTCAAGGGGCTTAGCGCGCGCGAGCGCGAAGTGCTCGATCTCTACTTCGGATTGCGCCACGGCGAGGCCTGGAACCTGCCGCAGATGGCGCGCCGCCTGGGGCTCTCCAAGGAGCGGGTGCGCCAGATCAAGGAAAAGGCCATCGGCAAGCTCAAGGTGCTCCTCATGCTCAATGCCAAATACCCGTGCGCCACGATCGGCATCTAGAGACCGGAAGAGGAAACCCATGAATCCCATCGCAACCTTGACCTTGCGCGAACTCATCCGCAGCCGCCCCCTGGGCATCGAGATATTGGAAGACATGGCGGGCGGAACCTTTTGGGACAGGATGGATCTGACCCTGTCGGAGTTCTGCCGCGAGTCGGGGCTGGACGCCAATACGGTACAGCATCGCCTGGCGGGCATGCCCGAAAACCAGGCTCGCCAGGATTGGCCCAACCTCCCCCTCTTCTGCCTGATCGATCACCTGACCACCGGGCATCGCGGCTTCCGGGCGCGCGATTTGCCCGAGGTCCATCGCCTGTTGGAATCCTTGCGTATGGATTTCCCCGCGGGGCAAGCGGCCTTGCAGTCGCTCCTCGGGGAGTTCACCGCCTTCCGCCAGGAGTTCTCCTGGCATATGGAAGAAGAAGAGGAATTCCTCTTCCCCAAGATCCTACGCACCGAAGCCAGCCTGCGCCATCCCGAACTTTATCCTGAGGTATTCAAAGGATCGATCGGCATGTTCAGTTCCCGGCAGCTCCAGGAGCCTGAACATCGTTTCCACCAAATCGTGACCGATCTCTCCGAGCGCCTGCGCGGTTTGGTTTCCGACGCCTTGCATCTGGCGACGGCCAAGAGCGCCCTTTCCGCCATGCAAGGTTACGAGGCCCGCCTCAAGGCGCACGTCTACATGGAATGCGAAATCCTGTTCCCGAGGGCGCTGGTGATGGAAGCGTCCTTGTTGCAACGCAACCCATGAAGGGGATAACTTGCGACTGACCTTCCTGGGAGGCGCGGGCACGGTCACGGGCTCCAAATACCTTTTGCAGGACGGGGCAGCCCGTCTCCTGATCGATTGCGGCCTGTTCCAGGGACTTAAGCAACTGCGCTTGAGAAACCGGGCGCCGCTCCCTTTCGATCCCGCATCCATAGGAGCGGTCGTCCTGACCCACGCGCACCTCGATCATTCCGGTTACCTACCGCGGCTGGTCGCGCAAGGGTTCCCTGGCCGGGTGCATTGCACCGCGGCCACCCGCGACCTGGCCCGCATCCTGCTTCTGGACAGCGCCGCCTTGCAGGAAGAAGAAGCCAAGCATGCCGCGCGGCACGGTTGGTCCAAGCATAATCCGCCGCTACCGTTGTATACGATAGGGCAGGCGCGCGCCTGCGACTCCCGCTTCCAACCGGCGGATTGGGAGAATCCCGTACGCCTCCCCGAAGGATGGGTGATCCGCTTCCGCAAGGCGGGACATATCCTGGGCGCGGCTTCGGTGTTGGTGGAGCGAGGCGGCAGGACCGTGCTTTTCTCCGGGGATCTGGGCCGGCCGAATGACCCCATCCTTCCCCCGCCCGCTCCCTGCCCGGCCGCCGATTGGATGGTGGTGGAGTCGACCTATGGGGATCGCCGCCATGCGCAAATCGATCCGGCCGACGCCCTGGCGGACCTGGCGCGGAAGGTCTTCGCCCGCGGGGGAGTACTGCTCGTTCCCTCCTTCGCCGTGGGGCGCACGCAAACCATCCTCCATCTCCTGTGGCGCTTGCGCAAGGCCGGCAAATTGCCCGCCGCTCCCGTTTTCGTCGACAGCCCCATGGCCACCGACGTGACCCACCTTTACATGCGGCATCCCGCCGACCATAAATTGGGGTCGGAACTGGCCCGGGAAGTATTCGGGTCCGCCAACTACGTGCAAACCCCGGAAGAATCGAAGCGGCTTTCCGCCCGTAAAGGCCCCATGATCCTGATCAGCGCCAGCGGCATGGCTACGGGGGGCCGCATCCTGCACCATTTACGGGCCTTCGCCCCGCATCCCGAAAACGCCGTGCTTCTGGCCGGTTTCCAGGCCGAAGGCACGCGCGGCGCCCAGTTGGCCCACGGGGCGAAGAGCATCAAGATCTTCGGGGAACAGGTTCCCGTGAACGCGGAGATCGCCATTCTGCCCAACGCTTCGGCTCATGCCGATGCGGATGAGATCCTGGCCTGGCTGAAAACCGCCCCCCGCCCGCCGGAACGGATATTCGTCACCCACGGGGAGCCGGGGGCGTCCGAAGCCTTGCGCGGGCGCATCGCCGCCGAGCTGGGCTGGAACGCGCGCGTTCCGGCTCTGGAGGAAACCGCGGAACCGGTTCCGGAAACCTGATCGATCGGTTGCAGGGATCCCGCGAACGGGCTACCATAAACGCGTGTGCTACTCCTTCACTCCCGTCCAGGATCCTTCCGGAGCCATTACCTGGCTTCCCCGCAAGGTCCTCGATCAACTTCTGAAAGAGGGCCGTATCCAGGCGCCGGAAGAAGTATTCCCCGGCGACCGGGCGAATATCTTCCGTTGGACCGATCTAGGCGTCGCGCCGGCCGGGATGCGTTTCGATCTGGTGCCGCGCTTCTACCTCAGGAAGGAAGACCTGCCCTTGGAAGCCATGTTGAAACGGAAACGCTCGCGCAAGCAAGGGGGCGACGGCTTCAGCAGTTACAATGCCCGTTCGGAATCCCTGTTGGAGCGGCCGGCCTTTCGGGGGCCGTGGCTCGAATCGAAGCGCATGATCGTGCCCGTCAGCGCCTTCCGCGAAAGACCGAACATGGATGGGGCCCCGGAGGAATTCCGGGGCCGCGATTTCCGCATTCTCTCCTCGGGCCCGATGATCCTGGCTGGGATCTGGGACGCCTGGCGGAACCGCGAAGGCGAAAACCTGGAGTCCTTCTCCATCATCACCGTCGATTCCGCCGGCAACCCGCTCTTGCGGTCCATCTGGCATGAACGCTGCCCTTTGATACTGGATCCCGATCAGGTCGGGAAATGGCTCAATCCGGAAACGTCGCCGGAAGAAGCCATGAAGATGATCCGCCTCCATCCCTCCGAAGGCATGCGGTTGGAAGAAATCGCGCCGCCTGCCCCGGGAAAAAAGCCCGGAGAGGCGCAGCAGACCTCCCTTTTCTAGCCCGTAGTCCTTAGATAGCCTTGGAAAACCGCCCGACCGTTCCCTGGGCGGTGAGCGGATCGAGGGCCGCGGCGGCCTGGCGTACGAACAACCATCCCTCTTCGGAAAGCTTCAGCACCCCGTTTTCCCAGGAGACCCAGCCTTCGCCCAGCATCGGCTCGATGCGCGCCCGGCAGCCCTGGATGTATTCCCCGATGGCTTGGGGCGTGAGATCGACATCGTCGCAGGCGGTGGCGAAATCGACCCGGCCGTAGCACATGAGCGCGTCGATGCAAGCCTTTACGAGAACGTCCTGCTCCTCCATGAAATAGGTCTTCTCCAGCGGGAACTGCTTGGCTTCCACCGCGCGCAGGTATTCGTCCAGGCCCTTCAGGTTCTGGCCGTAACCGCGCGCGAATTGCGAAATCGCCGAAGCGCCGAAAGCGTAGACCTGGCCGGTGTGGCGGCGCGAACTATAGCCTTGGAAATTCCGTTGCAGTTGGCCGGCGGCCTTGGCGCGCGCCAGCTCATCGGTGGTTTTCACGAAATGGTCCATGCCGATGGACTCGAAACCCGCGTCCTTGAAAAAACGCCGGGTGGCCAAGGCGATTTCCAGGCGCATATGCGCGTCCGGCATGGGGTATTTCTCAAGCTGACTCTGATGGCCTTTGACCCAGGGAACGTGGGCGTACCCGAAGACGGATACCCGGTCCGCTCCCGCGGCCACGGCGGTCTCCAAGGTGGACTCGAAGGAGTCCGGCGTCTGATGAGGAAGCCCGTAGATGAGATCAAGGTTCACGCTGGCGATGCCGGCATCGTGGGCGACCGCCACCAACTCGGCGATAGGAATGCGGGGGACGCGCCGCTCCACCGCTTGCAATACTTCGAGCCGGAAATCCTGCACCCCGAAGGATAGCCGGTTGAATCCCATGGCGGCCATCTCCCGGATGCGCGCAGGGTTGAGCAGGCTGGGATCGCATTCCGCGGCGATCTCCGCGTCCGGGGCCAGGAACCATTGGCGCCGTACGCGATCCATCATGTCGCGCAGACGATCGAGGGGCATGGCGTTGGGCGTGCCGCCCCCGAAATGCACTTGGGTCACCTTGCGGCGGGGATCCACATGGCGCGCCATCGCGTCCATCTCCTCGCCGATCGCGTCCAGGTAGTCGTGCACCTGCCCCGCGGGCGTCCCGATCTCGGTATGGCATCCGCAGAACAGGCAGCGATGCGGGCAGAAAGGGATGTGGAAGTAGAGAGAGACGTGGGCCGGGCCGCGCCGATCGGAATCGGCCAACAGCGCGGCGTAGCGCGCGGGCGAGTCGTACGGGACGAACGAGGTGGCCGGCGGGTACGACGTATAGCGCGGGGCGGGACGATCGTACTTGGATATGTCTTCAACGGAGAGGGAGCGTGCCTGGATCATGAGGGGACGAAACGCAAAGGGCATGCCGGGAAGGGAGAACCCGTGAGCGCGCGGTAATCGAATGCGACGGCCCGAAATCAGCCGGACTGCCTGTGCCACGCGGGACTTTTTGACAAGGGGGCCTGGCATAATGGCAAATCTTCAGACCTGAAAAACGGGCCCTCCGGACGGTAATTTCTCATCCAGACATCGAGGATCGCATTATGGACATCGCGCATTTCTTTTCCGCCCTTCCCGCCGCCGGCATTTGGGGCGGCGCCCTTTTCCCCGTGGCCGTGGGCCTCGGGAGCTCCTTCACGCATTGCGCGGGCATGTGCGGGCCCATCCACCTGTTCCTGGCCTCGCGGTCCCCGCAAGGCCGCTCCCCCTGGGCCTACCATGCCGGACGCATCCTGGGTTACGGTATCTTGGGTGTTACGGTAGGCGCCGCCGGCGGAGCGCTTTCCTCCCTTTCCTCGCAAGGCTTCAAGAATGCGGCGGGCATCGCGCTGGCATTCGCCTATGCCCTGTTCGGGCTCGGGTTATTGGGATGGACGCCGAAGGGCCTCAACGCCGAGAAATTGCTGGGCCGCCTCTTCCCGGCCCGCATGTTCCGCGGCTTGTCGGCGCGCGGCGGAGGCAGGACCGCGCTTTTCTCCGCCGGCTTCGCGGCTTGCCTATTGCCTTGCCCCAGCACCCATGCGGTGCTGCTCTGGGGCCTGGGGATGGGGCGGCCCCTCGCGGCGGGAGCGGGGATGATCGCATTGGGAATATCGACCTTGCCTGTCTTCGGCGTTATGGCACGCGGTTCGCTTTCCATCCCCATGCGCGCCCGCGGATGGTATCGCGGCGGCTTAGGCGCGGTTTTTCTGGGGCTTTCGGCATGGCGGGTGTACGCGCTCGCCGCCTTAGGCACGGCGGCCTGCCATTAAGGCACGGCGACTTGGTTAATAAGGCAAAAAGGCAAGACGAAAAGACGGATCGGAGAGCAGGAGCAAGGCATGGATAACAAACGGACAATGGAATTCCTCGTCATCGCCGGGATCCTCGGCATCGGGGCGCCCTGCGCGCTTCTGCTCGGGCATAGCAGCGGCGAGGCCACGGCGGCCATCGCTTATCCCAAGACCCAGGCGGTCGCCACCATCGCGATCGATTACAAAGCCACGGTCATGGGATCGGATGCCGACGTGGAGCATGGCAAGCAGCTTTTCCAGGCCAACTGCGTGGCCTGCCACGGCCCCAACGCCGACGGCAAAGGCGCGGCCGCGGCGGCGCTTACCCCGCATCCGCGCGACTTCACCGATCCGAACGCGCGCTGGACGCGTAGCCGCGAGCCCATGGACATCTATAAGACCTTGGCGGAGGGCAGCCCGGGCACGGCCATGGTCGGCTTCGCGAACAACCTTTCGGTACAAGATCGCTGGGCCTTGGTGCATTACCTGGGCAGCCTGCCCGGCGTGTCGGGAAAATTCAAACCCATCGATGAAGCCTTGGCCGGCGCCTGGAAGCCGGAGAAGCGCTGATGTCCGTCTTCCTGGTTCTCATCCCCGTATCCCTGACGTTGGCGATCGCCTTCGTCTTCTTGTGCCTGGCGTCCATCCGCGGCGGCCAGTTCGATGATCTGGAAAGCCCGCGCTG encodes:
- a CDS encoding cytochrome c, with protein sequence MDNKRTMEFLVIAGILGIGAPCALLLGHSSGEATAAIAYPKTQAVATIAIDYKATVMGSDADVEHGKQLFQANCVACHGPNADGKGAAAAALTPHPRDFTDPNARWTRSREPMDIYKTLAEGSPGTAMVGFANNLSVQDRWALVHYLGSLPGVSGKFKPIDEALAGAWKPEKR
- the ccoS gene encoding cbb3-type cytochrome oxidase assembly protein CcoS; protein product: MSVFLVLIPVSLTLAIAFVFLCLASIRGGQFDDLESPRWRILFDGAPESAPSAALPQPAQPAILARKIDDQG
- a CDS encoding sulfite exporter TauE/SafE family protein; this encodes MDIAHFFSALPAAGIWGGALFPVAVGLGSSFTHCAGMCGPIHLFLASRSPQGRSPWAYHAGRILGYGILGVTVGAAGGALSSLSSQGFKNAAGIALAFAYALFGLGLLGWTPKGLNAEKLLGRLFPARMFRGLSARGGGRTALFSAGFAACLLPCPSTHAVLLWGLGMGRPLAAGAGMIALGISTLPVFGVMARGSLSIPMRARGWYRGGLGAVFLGLSAWRVYALAALGTAACH
- the hemN gene encoding oxygen-independent coproporphyrinogen III oxidase, whose protein sequence is MIQARSLSVEDISKYDRPAPRYTSYPPATSFVPYDSPARYAALLADSDRRGPAHVSLYFHIPFCPHRCLFCGCHTEIGTPAGQVHDYLDAIGEEMDAMARHVDPRRKVTQVHFGGGTPNAMPLDRLRDMMDRVRRQWFLAPDAEIAAECDPSLLNPARIREMAAMGFNRLSFGVQDFRLEVLQAVERRVPRIPIAELVAVAHDAGIASVNLDLIYGLPHQTPDSFESTLETAVAAGADRVSVFGYAHVPWVKGHQSQLEKYPMPDAHMRLEIALATRRFFKDAGFESIGMDHFVKTTDELARAKAAGQLQRNFQGYSSRRHTGQVYAFGASAISQFARGYGQNLKGLDEYLRAVEAKQFPLEKTYFMEEQDVLVKACIDALMCYGRVDFATACDDVDLTPQAIGEYIQGCRARIEPMLGEGWVSWENGVLKLSEEGWLFVRQAAAALDPLTAQGTVGRFSKAI